From a single Rickettsia endosymbiont of Cantharis rufa genomic region:
- a CDS encoding DUF2310 family Zn-ribbon-containing protein, producing MAEPASGNSYARSNYSNCPSCEKDWQLKITFHGIFDYKCNKCLLLGYELHS from the coding sequence ATAGCAGAACCGGCATCAGGAAACTCATATGCACGTTCTAATTATTCAAATTGCCCATCTTGTGAAAAAGATTGGCAATTAAAAATAACGTTTCATGGAATATTTGATTATAAATGTAATAAATGCCTTTTGTTAGGTTATGAACTTCATAGTTAA
- a CDS encoding DUF2310 family Zn-ribbon-containing protein, whose protein sequence is MLNNGEFFSPTKNKLIFCAVIPNNDALHDSHLSYPALKDKDELEQLDVVISYKITADYVSETPIDIKKNIENVKFLYLYPISWSKAYEEQLVLRTDERKYLPLYIINDKDRYLGGTITSWKNDYAATRRLWLSSYKKLEPLMEGQLAELDSDISIEGRKISRRVQKCLKKESFLSYSRTGIRKLICTF, encoded by the coding sequence ATATTAAATAATGGAGAATTTTTTAGTCCAACAAAAAATAAATTGATCTTTTGTGCAGTAATTCCTAATAACGATGCTTTGCATGATTCACATTTAAGCTATCCTGCATTGAAAGATAAAGATGAATTAGAGCAATTGGATGTGGTAATTAGTTATAAAATAACAGCAGACTATGTTAGTGAAACACCTATTGATATCAAAAAAAATATTGAAAATGTAAAATTTCTTTATTTATATCCTATTTCATGGTCAAAAGCTTATGAGGAGCAACTTGTATTACGTACAGATGAGAGGAAATATCTACCTTTATATATAATAAATGATAAGGACCGATATCTTGGAGGAACAATTACTTCTTGGAAAAATGATTATGCGGCGACTCGCAGATTATGGCTTTCAAGCTATAAAAAATTAGAACCGTTAATGGAAGGACAATTAGCAGAATTAGATAGTGATATTTCTATAGAAGGAAGAAAAATTAGTAGGCGAGTACAAAAATGTTTAAAAAAAGAAAGTTTTTTATCTTATAGCAGAACCGGCATCAGGAAACTCATATGCACGTTCTAA
- a CDS encoding TolC family protein has product MRKFTTFIITLLLTGSVAAVDLQEALTEGYKNNEELKIARIKFLNAIEQFPQAFSGFMPNAGLQINRQNSKTKYNKKYADRLGLTPRETDSNQGALTIEQSLFSGGSSVAALKAAQSGFRASRGEYYAGEQKILLNLITAYLDCFESKEKYDISESRVRTNIQQVNTVEEKLKLGEATVIDIATARAGLAAAETNKLAAYADFQGKKANFIKVFGIEATDITMPNLPDKLPASLNELTKKAAKLNPDIDSARHNVTSAKALEMVQKGKLLPQVSVKLQSGRTNYNPQDAAVQNINNKSYTTILSVNIPIYPDGGAQYSKIRSAKNQTRNSAVQLDSTIKQTQAGVVSVWEGFEAAKSRIVAANQGVDAAQISYDGTVQEEIVGSKTILDVLTAEEKLYEAKITRVDAYKASVLTAYQMKLLTGELTAQSLKLKVKYFSPEEEFKTIKKKMFIGF; this is encoded by the coding sequence ATGCGTAAATTCACTACATTTATTATTACATTATTACTAACCGGCTCGGTTGCTGCTGTTGATTTGCAGGAAGCTTTAACTGAAGGGTATAAGAATAATGAGGAGCTGAAAATTGCTAGAATTAAGTTTTTAAACGCGATTGAGCAGTTCCCTCAAGCTTTCTCAGGGTTCATGCCTAATGCCGGATTGCAGATTAATAGACAAAATAGCAAGACTAAATATAATAAAAAATATGCTGATAGGCTTGGTCTTACTCCAAGAGAGACGGATAGCAATCAAGGTGCATTAACAATTGAGCAATCATTATTTAGCGGTGGTTCTAGTGTTGCGGCTCTTAAAGCTGCTCAATCAGGGTTTAGAGCGTCACGAGGCGAATATTATGCCGGTGAACAAAAAATATTATTAAATTTAATAACTGCTTATCTTGATTGTTTTGAGAGCAAAGAGAAATATGATATTTCTGAAAGTAGGGTTCGTACTAACATACAACAAGTTAACACTGTTGAAGAGAAATTAAAACTAGGGGAAGCAACGGTAATAGATATAGCAACTGCAAGAGCAGGGCTTGCAGCAGCAGAAACAAATAAACTAGCTGCCTATGCCGATTTTCAAGGAAAAAAAGCAAATTTTATTAAAGTATTCGGAATAGAGGCTACTGATATAACTATGCCTAATTTACCTGATAAATTGCCTGCTTCATTGAATGAGTTAACAAAAAAAGCCGCTAAGTTAAATCCTGATATTGATTCGGCAAGACATAACGTAACTTCGGCGAAAGCTTTGGAAATGGTGCAGAAAGGAAAATTATTGCCACAAGTAAGCGTAAAGTTGCAATCAGGTAGAACTAACTATAATCCACAAGATGCAGCTGTTCAAAATATAAACAATAAAAGCTATACTACTATTCTTTCGGTAAATATACCTATTTATCCAGATGGAGGAGCTCAATATTCAAAAATCAGATCGGCTAAAAACCAAACGAGAAATAGTGCAGTTCAGCTTGATAGTACGATAAAACAAACACAAGCAGGCGTTGTAAGTGTATGGGAGGGGTTTGAAGCGGCAAAATCTCGTATTGTTGCAGCTAATCAAGGAGTGGATGCTGCTCAAATATCATATGACGGTACGGTGCAAGAAGAAATTGTCGGGTCTAAAACAATATTAGATGTTTTAACTGCTGAAGAAAAATTATATGAAGCGAAAATAACTCGTGTGGATGCGTATAAAGCCTCAGTACTTACGGCATATCAAATGAAATTGTTAACCGGTGAGCTAACGGCTCAAAGTTTAAAACTTAAAGTAAAATATTTTAGTCCTGAAGAAGAGTTTAAGACTATTAAAAAGAAAATGTTTATAGGTTTCTAA
- a CDS encoding PopZ family protein — protein sequence MSTESKKNQDMSIEDILKSIKGVINERKNPIYENDSEDEDILELTEIVNQEKEEKLISTKSAEEVGDIFKNFTDTIKDKKLDSNISSKNALEELVTQMLKPELKVWLDKNLPLLVKELVEIEIKKLVQNSRR from the coding sequence GTGAGTACAGAAAGTAAGAAAAATCAAGATATGTCTATAGAAGACATATTAAAATCGATCAAAGGAGTAATTAACGAGCGTAAAAATCCTATTTATGAAAATGATAGTGAAGATGAAGATATATTAGAGCTAACGGAAATAGTAAATCAAGAGAAAGAAGAAAAGCTAATATCAACTAAATCTGCTGAAGAGGTAGGTGATATTTTTAAAAATTTTACCGATACCATTAAAGATAAAAAGCTGGATAGCAATATTTCATCTAAAAATGCACTTGAAGAATTAGTCACCCAGATGTTAAAACCAGAACTTAAAGTTTGGCTCGATAAAAATCTACCTTTACTTGTTAAAGAGTTAGTAGAGATTGAAATAAAGAAATTGGTGCAGAATAGTAGGAGGTAG
- a CDS encoding ATP-binding cassette domain-containing protein: protein MLKNASLDEIENAAKAANIHEFIESLPDKYNAIVGERGVKLSGEQRQRIAIARAILKNAPILILDEATSSLDSHTEQEIQKSINTMLDIDNVTIIAIAYRLSTIKHMDRTIVMDKGELVEGGNFKELVRKQNGKFKELWEHQVNGFV from the coding sequence ATGCTAAAAAATGCTTCGCTAGATGAAATAGAAAATGCCGCCAAAGCTGCAAATATCCATGAATTTATCGAAAGTTTACCGGATAAATATAACGCAATTGTCGGCGAGAGAGGAGTAAAGCTAAGCGGTGAACAGAGGCAACGTATAGCAATTGCTCGTGCTATTCTTAAAAACGCCCCAATCTTGATTCTAGATGAAGCAACTTCAAGCCTTGATAGTCATACCGAGCAAGAAATACAAAAATCTATTAATACTATGCTTGATATTGATAATGTAACTATAATTGCTATAGCTTATAGATTATCTACCATTAAACATATGGATAGGACTATTGTTATGGATAAAGGTGAGCTCGTGGAAGGTGGTAATTTTAAGGAACTAGTCCGCAAGCAAAATGGTAAGTTTAAAGAGCTTTGGGAACATCAAGTTAACGGATTTGTTTAA
- a CDS encoding ATP-binding cassette domain-containing protein, producing MSLTFLFAENSWHAIMAVKDFLEDVAAFRSSFTIMQIPQDNIDKENAVKLKISKGEIIFKDISFAYNEGSSIFQSPSLHIKVGEKVDIVGHLCSGKSTLIALLLKNFKTGIGDIIIDNQTIYDISTDSLRE from the coding sequence ATGTCACTAACGTTTCTATTTGCTGAAAATTCTTGGCATGCTATTATGGCAGTTAAGGACTTTTTAGAAGATGTAGCCGCTTTTCGATCGAGCTTTACGATAATGCAAATCCCGCAAGATAACATAGATAAAGAAAATGCAGTCAAATTAAAAATTTCTAAAGGTGAGATTATATTTAAGGATATATCTTTTGCTTATAACGAAGGTAGTAGTATATTTCAATCCCCTAGCTTACATATTAAAGTCGGTGAAAAGGTTGATATTGTAGGGCATTTATGTAGCGGTAAATCTACTCTAATTGCATTATTGCTGAAAAATTTTAAAACCGGAATCGGAGATATTATAATCGATAACCAAACTATTTACGATATTTCCACTGACAGCTTGCGGGAGTAG
- a CDS encoding DUF2660 domain-containing protein produces MSNSNTLIALGCLALLVIFLIYQKIAARKKNILPTEGGNFDDSPNIALNNNKPKNKKLTLQERIELSWKFLYDITEIILNKFSKEDVIQVNKCGQVLLDNGVRYEHVVDLAIPQVKSHTQAAEQEQSKGKKALGV; encoded by the coding sequence GTGTCTAATTCTAATACTTTAATTGCCTTAGGCTGCTTAGCATTACTAGTAATATTTTTAATATACCAGAAAATAGCGGCACGTAAAAAAAATATATTACCTACTGAAGGAGGTAATTTTGACGACTCGCCAAATATTGCTCTTAATAATAACAAACCGAAAAATAAGAAACTAACATTACAAGAAAGGATAGAATTATCTTGGAAATTCCTTTATGACATCACAGAAATTATTTTAAATAAATTCTCTAAAGAAGATGTTATTCAAGTGAACAAATGCGGTCAGGTTTTACTTGATAACGGTGTTAGATATGAACATGTAGTCGACCTTGCAATCCCTCAAGTTAAGTCTCATACTCAAGCAGCTGAACAAGAACAATCTAAGGGCAAAAAAGCTCTAGGGGTGTAA
- a CDS encoding ankyrin repeat domain-containing protein, with protein MLNKLYKILFFINLLLVAVQSYASPPPLPPSLPATEVNTDDKKVSSNSDVSIFDKFKQFFSKPKKKDIPPKQANEQTKVANQEEPKLASQEPNENEHAEPFIDVGNAALPSAASNDAHTNTDHENSTNLVSHDIHESNETEASEPFIDIGNAKLPSAASNDAHTNTDHENSTNLVSNDNTPDRQVTQQEPNESETSESFIDIGNTKLPSATSNEMRDDKIASNAHDDTNLSSNIITPNVPRPLVSMPPAQAGSYVVPPQRPVQIYKPANLPPVHKPIPLNPPLDANKEEESVTPVESPATPSIPNMPAVSPPASLPITQDTNPSTMPVTVPIAETSVVPSNVPPPPVMPTNQPSTQLITPISPNAPVSTPPKVVPTTDSSAEINNSKEAFVAVSDVPKKQDWNTPLIPVVVVKPNQSQSLEKQVKNSQTTNNQEKAPPVSSPNVTIQEQDNNVNNETSESATKFVKDETQMLLLPDDDIVLGKLTEQATLEQMDMYAYIGLFQKKEEWIASAERRKVVDSFIKYDNDINKKKDIYANLSYCKAVDNAFRAVDKNNLFGLRALLDVYPILQEKSGLGETLLTAATYNDNYYLAKYLVIRGIKISTLNDECQYPLDIALARGSSNIACMLSKAKGYN; from the coding sequence ATGTTAAATAAATTATATAAGATATTATTTTTTATCAATCTGCTATTGGTTGCAGTGCAAAGCTATGCTTCACCTCCCCCATTACCCCCCTCATTACCGGCTACCGAAGTAAATACCGACGATAAGAAAGTTAGTTCTAATTCTGATGTCTCTATTTTTGATAAATTTAAACAATTTTTTAGTAAACCAAAAAAGAAAGATATACCTCCTAAACAGGCGAATGAACAAACTAAAGTAGCTAATCAAGAAGAACCAAAGCTAGCTTCACAAGAGCCTAATGAAAATGAACATGCTGAGCCGTTTATAGATGTCGGTAATGCAGCATTGCCTAGTGCTGCAAGTAATGATGCTCATACAAATACGGATCATGAAAATAGTACAAATTTAGTTTCTCATGACATTCATGAATCTAATGAAACCGAGGCATCTGAACCTTTTATAGATATTGGTAATGCAAAGTTACCTAGTGCTGCAAGTAATGATGCTCATACAAATACGGATCATGAAAATAGTACAAATTTAGTTTCTAATGACAACACGCCAGATAGGCAAGTTACGCAACAAGAACCTAATGAATCAGAAACATCTGAATCCTTTATAGATATTGGTAATACAAAGTTACCTAGTGCTACAAGTAATGAAATGCGTGATGATAAAATTGCTTCTAATGCACATGATGATACAAATCTATCTTCCAATATTATAACTCCTAACGTACCAAGGCCGCTGGTATCTATGCCTCCGGCTCAAGCAGGAAGTTATGTAGTACCTCCGCAGCGACCGGTACAAATATATAAACCTGCAAATTTACCGCCCGTGCATAAGCCTATCCCGCTTAATCCACCTCTTGATGCTAATAAAGAGGAAGAAAGTGTAACACCGGTAGAATCGCCGGCAACACCGTCTATACCTAATATGCCTGCTGTTTCTCCACCTGCTAGCCTACCTATAACCCAAGACACTAATCCAAGTACCATGCCGGTAACAGTACCTATTGCAGAAACTTCAGTAGTACCTAGTAATGTACCTCCACCTCCGGTAATGCCGACTAATCAACCTTCTACACAGCTGATAACGCCGATTAGCCCGAATGCACCTGTTAGTACTCCGCCTAAAGTAGTTCCTACAACCGATTCTTCGGCAGAAATAAATAACTCGAAAGAGGCATTTGTTGCTGTTTCAGATGTTCCAAAAAAACAAGATTGGAATACTCCGCTTATACCTGTTGTTGTAGTAAAACCGAATCAATCTCAGTCTTTAGAGAAGCAAGTTAAGAATAGCCAAACTACAAATAATCAAGAGAAAGCACCGCCGGTAAGCTCTCCAAACGTTACAATTCAAGAGCAAGATAATAACGTAAATAATGAAACATCGGAATCAGCAACAAAATTTGTTAAAGATGAAACGCAAATGTTACTTTTACCTGATGATGATATAGTTCTTGGTAAACTGACAGAGCAGGCGACTTTAGAGCAAATGGATATGTATGCATATATAGGGCTATTCCAAAAGAAAGAAGAGTGGATAGCAAGTGCCGAAAGAAGAAAAGTTGTAGATAGCTTTATTAAATATGATAATGATATAAATAAAAAGAAAGATATTTATGCCAATCTATCTTATTGTAAGGCAGTAGATAATGCTTTTAGAGCAGTTGATAAAAATAATCTTTTTGGGTTGCGTGCGTTACTTGACGTTTATCCGATATTGCAAGAAAAGAGTGGACTAGGTGAAACATTACTAACTGCTGCTACTTACAATGATAATTACTATTTAGCAAAATATTTAGTAATACGAGGCATTAAAATTTCTACTCTAAATGATGAATGCCAATATCCATTAGATATTGCCTTAGCAAGAGGTAGTAGTAATATAGCATGCATGTTAAGCAAAGCTAAGGGATATAATTAA